A window from Victivallis lenta encodes these proteins:
- the tsaA gene encoding tRNA (N6-threonylcarbamoyladenosine(37)-N6)-methyltransferase TrmO yields MEFRFEPIGFVKSGGGTYPQEAPRQAAFASNEGIIELLPGRNFEQALEDLAGFERIWLVFVFDRNRNWKPKVLPPDGSSRKRGVFATRSPHRPNPVGLSAVELLRIEGRSVHIRNFDLLDGTPILDIKPYIPEADAFPASRSGWRGEAAQTLREVQFTPEAAGAAEWILAHGGPDLANAARVQLGTRMPDPERQRLVRVDERRAMLAFRTWRFLFETAETPRVLAIASGYTAAELRPEAPDPYGDKALHRLYQKSGFPKPS; encoded by the coding sequence ATGGAATTCCGTTTCGAACCGATCGGTTTCGTAAAGTCGGGGGGCGGGACCTACCCGCAGGAGGCTCCCCGGCAGGCCGCCTTCGCATCGAATGAAGGCATCATCGAACTCCTGCCCGGCCGCAACTTCGAACAGGCGCTCGAGGATCTCGCCGGCTTCGAACGCATCTGGCTCGTCTTCGTCTTCGACCGCAACCGGAACTGGAAACCGAAGGTTCTGCCGCCGGACGGGAGCAGCCGCAAGCGGGGAGTGTTCGCAACGCGTTCTCCGCACCGGCCGAACCCGGTCGGGCTTTCCGCCGTGGAACTGCTCCGGATCGAAGGGCGCAGCGTGCATATCCGCAACTTCGACCTGCTGGACGGAACCCCGATTCTCGACATCAAGCCGTATATCCCGGAAGCGGACGCCTTTCCGGCCTCCCGCTCCGGCTGGCGCGGAGAGGCCGCCCAGACGCTCCGCGAGGTGCAGTTCACCCCCGAAGCGGCCGGAGCCGCCGAATGGATTCTCGCTCACGGCGGCCCCGACCTGGCCAATGCGGCCCGCGTACAGCTCGGCACGCGCATGCCCGATCCGGAACGGCAGCGGCTGGTCCGGGTCGACGAACGGCGCGCCATGCTCGCCTTCCGCACCTGGCGGTTCCTCTTCGAAACGGCGGAGACGCCCCGCGTCCTCGCGATCGCGTCCGGCTACACGGCCGCGGAGCTGCGGCCGGAAGCGCCGGACCCGTACGGTGACAAAGCACTCCACCGCCTTTATCAGAAGAGCGGCTTTCCCAAACCGTCTTGA
- a CDS encoding YdcF family protein, protein MFQRMPPSLPPSANARAGETMLLTLKKLIARLFFPVPFIFLLLAAGLALLLWPRLGRRCRLAGKILLCAGTALFLLLSVFGGGLLKTLTSQYVPLDPETVPAEACTVVVAGSGFGMAESVPPELWFNDGMLLRLHEAGRIARALARRGIDCAVAVSMVGEDGTEPKRRALEAFLGAYGVSPERIGLIEDALNSRQEVIAFSKLPGRKILVSEAFHIPRLMMLSRRYGLDALPAPASQGGGRGGGALFVIPSAERFMEGERAVYEYLGMLEYLLF, encoded by the coding sequence TTGTTCCAGAGAATGCCGCCGTCGCTGCCGCCATCCGCAAACGCACGGGCCGGTGAAACGATGCTGCTGACCCTGAAAAAACTCATTGCCAGGCTGTTTTTCCCGGTTCCGTTCATTTTCCTGCTGCTGGCGGCGGGGCTGGCGCTGCTGCTCTGGCCGAGGCTCGGCCGCCGCTGCCGCCTGGCCGGGAAAATCCTGCTTTGCGCGGGGACCGCCCTCTTCCTGCTGCTGTCGGTCTTCGGCGGGGGGCTGCTGAAGACGCTGACTTCGCAATATGTTCCGCTCGACCCCGAAACAGTGCCTGCCGAAGCCTGCACCGTGGTGGTGGCCGGCAGCGGTTTCGGCATGGCGGAGTCGGTGCCGCCCGAGCTCTGGTTCAATGACGGAATGCTGCTGCGGCTGCACGAAGCCGGCCGGATCGCCCGGGCGCTCGCCCGCCGCGGCATCGACTGCGCCGTCGCCGTGTCGATGGTCGGCGAGGACGGCACGGAGCCGAAACGCCGGGCGCTCGAGGCGTTTCTGGGTGCTTACGGCGTGTCGCCGGAACGGATTGGCCTGATCGAGGATGCGCTGAATTCCCGGCAGGAGGTCATCGCTTTTTCGAAGCTGCCGGGCAGGAAGATCCTGGTTTCGGAGGCGTTTCACATTCCCCGGCTTATGATGCTTTCGCGGCGTTACGGGCTCGATGCGCTTCCGGCGCCGGCCTCGCAGGGGGGCGGGCGCGGCGGCGGGGCGCTGTTCGTCATCCCCTCCGCCGAACGTTTTATGGAAGGGGAACGCGCCGTCTACGAATATCTCGGCATGCTCGAGTATCTGCTCTTTTAA
- a CDS encoding histidinol-phosphatase, with product MNFAERVNLHTHTARCGHASGAVEEYCREAVNQGVAVLGFSDHAPFPDGRYPESRMDYSELPAYLDDIERMRSRFPELVLLAGAEVDYLQSVGRAFYEETYSAAKGFDYRILGPHFIEPQLDAALFPHERLRAYADATIRAMETGLFDYVAHPDMFMSGCPRWTPELRALAAEMAAASKALDIPFEINAYGLRKPWVDTPEGRRPQYPWRPFWEVMAEHGVRVVVGADAHRPQDVWGNADDAVAFGAELGLVPENAAVAAAIRKRTGR from the coding sequence ATGAACTTCGCAGAACGGGTGAATCTGCACACCCATACCGCGCGGTGCGGACACGCATCGGGAGCCGTGGAGGAGTACTGCCGCGAGGCGGTGAATCAGGGCGTCGCCGTCCTCGGGTTTTCGGACCATGCGCCGTTTCCGGACGGGCGCTACCCGGAGTCCCGCATGGACTATTCGGAGCTCCCTGCCTATCTGGACGATATTGAACGGATGCGTTCCCGGTTTCCGGAGCTCGTACTGCTGGCCGGGGCGGAAGTCGATTATCTGCAATCGGTCGGCCGGGCGTTCTATGAAGAGACCTATTCCGCCGCGAAAGGCTTCGATTACCGGATTCTGGGGCCGCACTTCATCGAGCCGCAGCTGGATGCGGCGCTCTTTCCGCATGAACGGCTCCGGGCGTACGCCGATGCGACGATCCGGGCGATGGAGACCGGGTTGTTCGATTATGTCGCGCATCCCGATATGTTCATGAGCGGCTGTCCGCGCTGGACGCCGGAGCTGCGGGCGCTTGCCGCCGAAATGGCCGCGGCTTCGAAGGCGCTCGACATTCCGTTCGAAATCAACGCATACGGACTGCGCAAACCGTGGGTCGATACGCCGGAGGGGAGGCGCCCGCAGTATCCGTGGCGCCCGTTCTGGGAGGTCATGGCCGAACACGGCGTCCGGGTCGTGGTCGGAGCCGACGCGCACCGTCCGCAGGATGTCTGGGGCAATGCGGACGATGCCGTCGCCTTCGGGGCGGAACTCGGCCTTGTTCCAGAGAATGCCGCCGTCGCTGCCGCCATCCGCAAACGCACGGGCCGGTGA
- the fusA gene encoding elongation factor G: MTKATECRNFVVAGHSGSGKTTLCELMLFKGGAIPRPGSVDAKNTVSDFMADEQEKGSSIYSTVMNCKWKGDEYFFIDTPGYGEFVGEYVAAVREADAALVVVDAVDGPQIGTARAWKLSKQRGIPRFGIVNRLDRERADFKATLEQMRRNHGKNVIIPLYWPVGQEANFSRVVNVLFDKDIPSEIAEDVAECRALWLDAVAETDDELMMRYLDGEELTDEEIHTGLLKTIKTGRTIPVFAGSSVKDIGITELMDAIVELFPSPLNYVTVDGAKRKIGEECPPIGIVFKSLNDPFSGQLTFIRTVSGVFKSDTDVFNLSRSGAKERFGTLLFMNGKSQTPVKEAGPGAIFAVAKLKDTHIGDTISAVQTETPLPGIVFPDAVMSYAVTAAKSGDDEKISAGLAKIRECDPTVRLRRDEVTHEFLLSGMGDQHLAIVAKRLKDQFKVEAVLDTPRVPYRETITAPGEGHYRHKKQTGGAGQFAEVFLRIAPNEAGYEFSNDVVGGTIPKNFIPAVEKGVAEMLESGPLVGCTVERVRVSVYDGKYHPVDSNEMAFKIAGRMAFKEAMTQANPVLLEPVMHVEVHIPDAYMGDITGDLNHKRGRILGMNVEEGMEVVVAEVPYAEMRKYATELRSMTQGRGSFEMSFVRYEQVPPNVAAEIIARHQAELEAEQ, translated from the coding sequence ATGACCAAAGCAACCGAGTGCAGAAACTTCGTCGTCGCCGGACACTCCGGCAGCGGAAAAACCACGCTCTGCGAGCTCATGCTCTTCAAGGGCGGAGCCATTCCGCGGCCGGGCAGCGTCGACGCAAAAAATACGGTTTCCGACTTCATGGCCGATGAACAGGAAAAAGGCTCGAGCATCTATTCCACGGTCATGAACTGCAAATGGAAGGGCGACGAATATTTCTTCATCGACACGCCGGGCTACGGGGAGTTCGTCGGCGAATATGTCGCGGCGGTCCGCGAAGCCGACGCCGCGCTGGTCGTGGTCGACGCGGTCGACGGCCCCCAGATCGGCACGGCGCGCGCGTGGAAGCTCTCGAAGCAGCGCGGCATTCCCCGGTTCGGCATCGTGAACCGGCTCGACCGCGAACGCGCCGATTTCAAGGCGACGCTCGAGCAGATGCGCCGCAACCACGGCAAAAACGTCATCATCCCGCTTTACTGGCCGGTCGGGCAGGAGGCGAATTTCAGCCGGGTCGTGAACGTCCTCTTCGACAAGGACATCCCGTCCGAAATCGCCGAAGACGTGGCCGAGTGCCGCGCCCTCTGGCTCGACGCCGTCGCCGAAACCGACGACGAGCTCATGATGCGCTATCTCGACGGCGAGGAGCTGACCGATGAAGAGATCCACACCGGGCTGCTGAAAACGATCAAGACCGGGCGCACGATTCCGGTGTTCGCCGGCAGCTCCGTCAAGGATATCGGCATCACGGAGCTCATGGATGCGATCGTCGAGCTTTTCCCCTCCCCCCTCAACTATGTCACCGTCGACGGGGCCAAACGCAAGATCGGCGAAGAGTGCCCGCCGATCGGCATCGTCTTCAAGAGCCTCAACGACCCGTTCAGCGGGCAGCTGACCTTCATCCGCACGGTCTCCGGCGTCTTCAAATCCGACACCGACGTCTTCAACCTGTCGCGTTCGGGGGCGAAGGAGCGCTTCGGGACGCTGCTCTTCATGAACGGCAAGAGCCAGACGCCGGTCAAGGAGGCCGGTCCCGGCGCGATCTTCGCCGTCGCCAAGCTGAAGGACACCCATATCGGCGACACGATTTCGGCGGTTCAGACCGAAACCCCGCTGCCGGGCATCGTCTTCCCCGACGCGGTCATGTCGTATGCGGTGACCGCCGCGAAGTCCGGTGACGACGAAAAAATCTCGGCCGGCCTTGCGAAAATCCGCGAATGCGACCCGACCGTCCGGCTCCGCCGCGACGAGGTCACCCACGAATTCCTGCTCTCCGGCATGGGCGACCAGCACCTGGCGATCGTCGCCAAGCGGCTGAAGGACCAGTTCAAGGTCGAGGCCGTCCTCGACACGCCGCGCGTGCCGTACCGCGAAACGATCACCGCGCCGGGCGAAGGACACTACCGCCACAAGAAGCAGACCGGCGGCGCCGGGCAGTTTGCGGAGGTCTTTCTCCGCATCGCGCCGAACGAAGCCGGTTATGAATTCTCCAACGACGTAGTCGGCGGAACGATTCCGAAGAACTTCATCCCCGCGGTGGAAAAAGGCGTGGCGGAGATGCTCGAGAGCGGTCCGCTGGTCGGCTGCACGGTCGAACGGGTCAGGGTATCGGTCTACGACGGCAAATACCACCCGGTGGATTCGAACGAAATGGCCTTCAAGATCGCCGGGCGCATGGCGTTCAAGGAGGCGATGACGCAGGCGAATCCGGTTCTGCTCGAGCCGGTCATGCATGTCGAAGTCCACATTCCCGATGCGTACATGGGCGACATCACGGGGGATCTGAACCACAAGCGCGGCCGCATTCTCGGCATGAACGTCGAGGAAGGCATGGAGGTCGTCGTCGCGGAAGTTCCGTACGCCGAAATGCGCAAATACGCGACCGAACTGCGCAGCATGACGCAGGGGCGCGGCTCGTTCGAGATGAGCTTCGTCCGTTACGAGCAGGTCCCGCCGAATGTGGCGGCCGAGATCATCGCCAGACATCAGGCGGAGCTCGAAGCCGAACAGTAA